The Tripterygium wilfordii isolate XIE 37 chromosome 21, ASM1340144v1, whole genome shotgun sequence genome segment GAATGTTGGTACAATTCTCACATTCTCCACATTTGCAATTGCTGGGCTCTCCTCAATATCCACCTTCATCAAAGAAGAGCAGGTGCATTGAATATATTAGACAATCCCATTGATTCATTATTTTCTCCATCAATACAAAAATCAGGGCTTAAGTACAAGCATAACGAAATTGAAACTAACAAGTAGTTTACCTTGAGAAAATTTATGGAAGGATAACGGCCGCATAAAGTGTCAAGAAATGGAGATATTTGCTTGCAATGCAAGTCAGAGTCTGCTTTAAAATGGACGACAGAGACTCCTGCCATATTTATTTCGCTTGTTGGAATATACTAACTAGAAACAATAAAGGATAACAACATGAACTTCAAAAATATTGAGGCAAGCTTTACCTGGTACGGATATTGCGGCTCTGAACTGCTCAACAGCTGTAACTTCCTCCACTTCTCCGCCGAATTTCATATTATAAACCTTTTTCCCTTGAGATTTCTTCAATGAAACTTGGGCACGAAATAGAGACTCAGCAATTCCACTGTCATCGGGAAGTTCCCTCCTTAGAACTTCATAATCTCTCACAGCATCAGCCCACTTCTCTAGCTGTATGTCATCAGTTTAGAGCATAAAAATACAACTATGAGCAGGGAGCAATTCCTGGAGGGAAGTTAAACGTGGATTCTTTACCTTAATATTTGAGGCAGCTCTTCGAAGAAGAGCTTTCATGTAATTAGGATGAACACATAAAGCTTGGTTGCATTCCTCAATTGATTGCTCCCAGAGACCAAGTTTAAACCAACAAGCAGCTCTATTGCAATAGAGAACAGGGTTTGAAGGATCAAGCCTGAGACCCTCACCATATGCTAAGCAAGCTTCAGTGAACCTCTCCAACTTGAAGAGATCATTACCACTTGCACGGGATCTAGCCACCAACCTGACATTGTTAAGCAGCACTGCTACTTCAATATTTCTTGGATCAAACTGCCCTGCTTTCTCAACAGCTGTAACTGCATTATCAAACCTGCAAGACATTTATCACATCCATTCTTAATCTACCCCAAAACACTAAGCCATATAATTGTGAAGCTTGGAAATTCTCAATTCACCTGCCCAATGCCATCTCAATCTGGGCTCTTACAAGGTAAGGATAAGCTTCAGAAAGCATCCCAAAAAAGCGAGTCTGTGAGCATGAGTTGGCACATAATTCTATTTTCGGAATGTTTAATAGGCTTGATTCAGCATCTTCAAGTTGATGGAGCTTCAGAAGTGCTTCTGCTCTACACATAAATAGCTGTAAATTCAATTTGAACAAGTTCAGCAATTTATCTTTTAACTGCAGAAAATGATTTCATTTCACATGTAAAAAGTCAAAATTCAACGTTCTACCTGAGGACAAATATCAGCTCCGGCAGCAATGGCAGAATCACCTTCCTTCAATGCACTTTTCCAATCACCAACCTTTCGGGAATCAGTACATTTGGTTAAGTGCTTCTCCACCGCTTGCAACTTTTGCAACTCAGCCTGGTCAGGCTGCTGACCAGGGAAACAAAGGTGCCTTCTGGCATTATCAACCTGTCCTAACCTGTGAAAAGATAATTCCATTGCCGTCAGACATCAtaataagatttttttaaaaaaatgaaccagaaaataaaactcacaaAAAGATTGTTGAGCAAAATATGAATGGCACATGCTGAGGCTAGCCCTAGCCTCTTTCTAATGACCAGAAGTAGAAGCAGggtaaagaaaaaaacaaagggaAACAATTTAAACTGAAATGTAAGTTTAAATTGCACTCAATATCACCCATCTAAGTGGAGATAGAAAGTGTGGCGATGACAAATCTCAAAGACAAAAAGATTCAAAACCCCACCAAAGCATGACCTTTCACCAATTTGTGCCAAGCAGCAACTAACACAGTGTCATAGAAGAATGAAGTGAACCCCATCAACCAAACTGACAAGACAACCCAGAAAAAAGTGAACGTTcctcattcacaaaatcattgtTCCGGTGGAGAAACACATTAACAAAGGCAATGCCAATGAGCTAACGTACGTAAATTCATCACCAGATTCCATACCAATCGACCAGAAAGTTACCAAGTCACCCACAAAACTAGAAGCAACTATCCATTGTCAAAACAATCAATCAACAGAAGGAGAACAACTGCACTCACATTCAAGCACCACACAGACAATGCATCACAAGAACCGACACAACTCCCCCGAAAAGTTGAGAAATCACCAACAAAATCGTTGGAAACACCAAACTGACAAATGCCCCAGAAACCAGTAACCCATTACAGAAAAcagccaacaaacacaaacaaaaccaATCCACGGCTCACCTGATAAGCAATGAGGCCAACCTCTGATGAGCCCTCCAGTAATTGGGATCCAACCTGATTGCCTCCTCACACTCCCTCACAGCATCGGCCACCCGGCCCAGCCCCATGAGAGCTGCAGCCCGATTGCTCCGGTAGGCTGCATTTCCGGGTGCCAATGCAATTGCTCTTTCGTACAATCCAAGTGCCTCGGTTACATGCCCCTTCTTGTACATTTCATTCCCTGTTCTCTTCACCTCCTCCGGATCAGCACTGTACATTGCCCTCCTCACGGCATCCCCATCACCTCCTGCCCTTCCACTGCCCGCATTCACGGTCTCTGCACTGCCATACGCTTTGCTCGTGCTTGTGCCTCGCATTATGCTACCATGGCCATATTTGCCGCCCCCAGACCCTAATACATCACTTTTGGAACTCCGATTGGGATCCATACCCGTTTTCAGGATTCTCCCAGACGGGCAGATATTTCCGGTGGGTAGGACATTAGCTGGGGGTGAGTAAGAGTTCACAGAGCTTTGACCCGAATAAATCAAAGGTTGAGTCGCGGCAGTTGTTGTACTAGAGCTAGAGTGGGATCCGGAGTGACCCGGTTTGGGATTCCGGGCAGCGGTGGTAGGACTGGACTCTCTTGACCCAGAGAGCTCACCGGAGTTACTATTGTCGGATCTTCCCGGAACCAAATTATGCCCATTTCTCCCGGATACGGATCCGGACCCGGACGAACTGGAGCTACTGCTCGTGGCGGTGGTAGTGGTAGAGAGCCCATGAGTACGAAGAGGCGAGACAGGAGAACCCAGATCGAGCTCGCGGAAATCTGGCTTGTTAGCCTCCTCCAAAGAAATCAATGAGCCCCGCAGCTGATCGGACAGTGTATCCAACCTCAAATCCAATATGGGTTTTCCGGAATGCGACATTTTCTAAGCAAccaaacacccaaaaaaaagaaaaagaaaatttcctCTCAAATTTTCACCCCACTAGCCCCCTCTACTCAATGTGCCACAAAATCTCGTTTACATTCAATTTCCCTTATCACCACCGTCAACAATGTCTACAAATTGGAGAACAGCAACAAAACCAGGATAAGAAGAAGAGGGACAGAGACATTGAAAGAGAAGAAGCTTGGAAGAAGACATAgaggaggagagggagagagaaagaaaaagaagagtgtTGGGGATCTCGTGATATAAAAGGAGAAGCAAAGAATGAATGTGAGTCAGAGTCTAGAGAGGGAAAGTGaacgtgagagagagagggcaaTGCCTGTGCGACAggggagaagagagaagaaaagaaagagttcttaattctcctttctctcttttcccGAAACAGGTTTCACTTCTCTCTAACTTGttgttttattcatttttttgggaTTGAGGGGGAACCGGACCAACCGGTGGAACACTGGCGTCCAGCTAAGCAGATAACGGAGGTTGATTAACAGGGTTCATGAGTCATCATAATATTCATATTAAAAATGGAAAGTGATTAACGGACGTTAACAgcgagttaaaaaaaaagagagggataGTGACAGCAGTGGAGACCATCTAGTGATGGCAGAAGAGAGCAATGATGACCAAGCGATCTATTTCATTGCCAAGGTAAGCATCCCAAGTACCTAATGGGCAACGATGGTTCCCAAGTAGATAATTAACCATAAGCTCAAGTGAAGAAGATAAGCTCCCAAGTATTTAGGAACTCCGCAATTTCATAGTCTACGATTCTATTTAGGTTTGGTTTGCCAAGTCATCATAGTTACACATAACGTTAAAAGGACTTTAAGGGTAAGTCGCCGGATATGTTCAATGATGATGGAGAGAAGTATGATCTCTAGGCATGTAGCACAAATCATATGTGTTTGGTGAAAGAGATAACTTACAACATGATATGGGAGAACTCAGCAACATCACCATGGGTGAAACTAAAGGATCTATACATGATGAAATCTATGACGGGTCGTCTATATCTCAAGAAACAACTATACTAGTTGCAGATGGTTGAAAGTACATCTCTGAATGATCACCTTAATGAATTCAATAGATTAATTTCAGAACTGATGAATGTCGGGGGAGGATGTAGAAGATAGTGATAAAACCCTATTATTGTTATCTTATATCCCTGATTCCTATGAGCATTTAGTCACAACTTTGCTTTATGAAAAAGATATTATTGAACTGGAATCGCTCTTAAATCAATGGACGAAGACAACTTCAGATAGTAGGTAGAGGGTTTGCTTGTAGGAGGGAGATCAGAAGAGAAGAAATCTGGAATAGATAGATCAAAGTCTATATCGAAGTCTAGAAAGTGAGAGATTGAATGTTATAAACGTCATAAAAAGGACCACATTAAAAGAAATTATCATTTACTCCaaagggataaaaaaaaaaatgatggaacGAAGGATAACCTTATCAGTTGCTTCAAAAAAATATTCTCATGATGCTTGAATACTTATTCGTAAATGAGCCTTTTTTCTTTGTGAAACAATGCTCACATTGTTTTTGACCTTTCCAAGAGCTCTCCCCCGAGGGGCCATAGAAGGTGCATAACAATATAGCAAAATTAGTACCTAAGCAACGCCCTCCACAAGCATTTGACATATCAGTGTAAGCGAAGCAAACAAGAGCAAAGACTCACTGAGCATGTCAACCACATACATTCTCCAACTTgggtatataactatatatcaCATGTACATAGCTGTTAATGGACAACACTGTGATTATGGGGCACCCACATCAATGAAATCAAAGAGAAGATGTCACATGGTTTTTGACATATCAGTAACCAGAAAGCAACAGAGCATGATATATAGGAATACATGACAAAAACACGCGTTCAAATTATTGGGCGGGTAAGTTAGAAGAACATGGGAAACAAGCTCTAGGAGCTACATTACAGGTTGGCCATGAGTCCATAGAGTATGTACTGTCATGACTACAAGGACACTAATAGTACAAGAATTTATGAGGGATTAGGCAATCCTTCACTGTCATGCCCTAGCATTGGACCACCAACACTTGTTAGGAAAGGCTACTTTCAACCTTACCCATCAAAGCTTTCAAGGGCAATAGTCAATAGAGTCTGAAAATGACTTACGGTGTGCGAGAAAATGACTTACGGTGTGAGATCCAATTCTCACTACATCCAAATGCAATTCTTGTAGAGCAAAGAGTTGGAAGACTAATACAACAACAGTTGCTCTCCAAGATTAATGTAGGAAGTGGATGTAGTCACAAAACCCTGGTTTGTTTGCTCAAAACCATGTATGAACAGCCAAAATCGTGCAAATTAAAGGACGAACACATATGAGCAGAGAACAAAGTGAACATCCTTCAGCATTCTTAAAAGAAGAGTATTTCAACATAATGTAGTGTGTATAACTATCAGTTTCCTAAAGTCTAAACTCGAACAAACTTGTGATAATTCTCAGGATTTAGCCATGGGGAAGAAGGTTTAGCTGATACAGTAAAAGAATACGAAGAATGTTGATTAGCATCACAACCGACATCTAGGAGACGAGGGTTTGTTAAAGTACCTACTCAGTATGACAAAATTTGTGCAAATCACGGAAAAGTTGCTAATCATCAGAAGCCAAAGTTGGGCTTTTTGAGCAGCTCTCCTTTTGATGATGTTCTAATAACTTCTTTTCTGGATTACAAAGCCCTGCATACAAAGAGTAACGTTAAAACACAAGATACATCCACATCCCATGAAATTCCAATAGATAGCTTCATGAGGAATATATATCATTtcatctattttgttttctagaAAATCGCCCAGAAATTTCATAGAAATTATATGATTATATTGTATTATCTCATACATTATCCGAGAgtcattttttttcatgaatggaaaagaaaatgtaTTAAAGGGCAACAAGGGGGTGCATTCCAGATACAATCTTTTACAAGAGAGAAGCTCGATTATGTATTCTTGAGACATTATAATGCATAAAGACAAACCCAGAAGGAACATTCTTACGTCTAAAAGATTTAAACATGTTAGATGCCTAGCTTTCTTGTTTTTGCATGAAGTTTGCTAAAATTGAAATGATTAGCCTTTAACAACTGCCAGTTACTCTGAAACAATGCTCTATTAGTTACCTAAATTTGGTTGATCGAGACCAACCACGCAACTATAATGTCCTAGAGTCGGTAACCTTTTTGCTCCACTTGTTAAAAGTAAACACCAACCTGAACATTTTGGAATATCCCAGACAGCGATGGATGATGGAGTACACTCTGGTTCACAAAGGGCTCGATTGTCCTCATGTTTGACATTCATTGCAAGCATCCACGCACCAATTGTAACGTCCTCATTACTGAACATCCGAAAACTGCATTTTTGAAACAAATGAAACGTACCACAGGTGAGGCAGGACTCCATAAGATGCAAGTACGCAACTTTGGCCATCTTTTCCCATGTCACGTTTTGAAAGAAGTAAAAGTTTGAGAAGTTGCTTAAGATATATACGTGAATAGTTTTCATGAACACAATCATTAAAAATTTTTGAATCTTCTCCAGCATCAAAGAAGAAGATTTCTTCAAGGTGAAAATTATTCCCATATATTTGATGACTGGGATGGAAAGAATAAACACAAAATTTACCAAAAACCTCATTAAGTACAGGCAATAAGTTTGAAAATTTCCTTCTCAGCAAAGGGAACACAAACAAATTCCAATTATGACTCGAGTATGATAAATGTTTTAGAAGTCAATTCAAGACCTAGTACCACCACCCTCTTTTTGTCCAATTCAATgcaattatttttcatttttcaacaaaattaagaATTGCAGCAGTCAAACAAAGAGGAGAAATGGTCCGGATATGTTCTCCACTCTATCACgcttattatatatgtttaggatttttaaaaaaaattatgcaaatTCCTTATACCCATACAAAGTCAACATAAACTTTCCTAAAGCTCCATCAAACTAAGATACACAACAGATATTGAAAAATTACTCTTTATTTCAGTACAATAAGTTTTAGCAAAAAACTTGCCTGTTGTTTCTGAGAGCAACCAGACTTGCAACAACATCAGCGGATAGAGCATATATTGGACCATAAGCATGAAGGAAATACTCATTTCCAAGCATGTATGACAACGGTTCGTACCTGCATTAATTTGGCTGGTCAATGCATAACTATAACAACATGACAAGTTTAATCGGTCACTTCAGGGAAAAGAATCATTTCATAGTGGATAATCCGACTCCTTCAGCAGAGGAGAGAAGATCCTAGAGAAGCTCGTTGGCCCAATTGATGGCTAAAAAATTAAAGAGACACATATATGGGACATTGCTGAAAATCTAGTCATTTCAGAAGATTTTCTAAATGCTGCTGTTTTTCATACTTAGATCTACCATTCAGGTCATTCTGACTACAAAACTACAAAAATGCTGTTGTTTATAAGCTTTGAAACTTTAGCGAATCTAAAGTTTTCCTTTATTATCTAAATAAATGTTGCTTCAACTTATCATTCTGTCAAGTATATTGCATTTTCATCACAATGTGCTCTTCCTTAACTTTTGGATGTTCTTTTACTTATCTAGATAGAAGTCTCAGATAGAAATATTGGTGGATGAAACTTAATGTATTCCATTGATGTGCTAGTACAGTAGTAGTACACCACCATTTCTTtctatatatttatgttttagtGTATTATCAGTTCATCCAGATAGCTAGTCAGTCCGATCTAttttattggttcaattgtagaCAACATTAACGCCATGTAAAAGAAGGTAAccactcccgtgcacaaggttcTCGTAGTGGACAGAgtcggggacatgcaagatgtaaaAAACcataccctcacataatatgtggagagaatgTTTCccggaattgaacatgtgacctctaggttacacTCCTACAACTCTACAACTGGACCATATGTTCAATGTCAAGTCGTCAAGTAACATCTAAAAAATCACCAAGAGCTTGAAACCCATCAAGCCAAAAAATGCACAAATATCATGAATTTCAAATGAAGATAGCATAACTAACCACTTGAGCTTTGGATCAGTAAAAACTGGACCCTTTTTCATGCATCCAAGATAGGTCTGAGAGTGAGAACGCTCTTTTGCCAAGAGTAGGGACAAACGATCTACATTAATCACAACAAAGTAAAGTGATTACACAAATTGCACAAGgcaaagaaattttgagacagcATGTAAACACTTATTTTATTAATACACTCACCTGGTCTTAAGTAAATGTCATCATCAGCTTTGACATAAAACTCAGAATCAAAAAGTGCATAAGCAGCTTTAAAGAAAGCCAACCTGTGAAGGAGAACCTAATATGAATATAGCTTTTGATGATGAACTAAAGACCAAAGACTACGTAACTAAAGACCAAATACTACATAATCCCAATCAGCACTGACGTTTTATATGGGAGCTTACTGTACTGCTCTTCAATATCTAATAGCAAGAAATCATCATATT includes the following:
- the LOC119988259 gene encoding probable beta-1,3-galactosyltransferase 14, giving the protein MPSSPKYLNSRQSLSLARRSTALIISCLIIGIAGFVFGTSAILAASRGGYSCKNSEPRSVRVVWERDRGFKSGSDGVVLSEKRHKVMGFVGIQTGFGSVGRRRSLRKTWMPSDPQGLQRLEESTGLAFRFVIGRTNDKAKMAELQNEIAEYDDFLLLDIEEQYSKLPYKTLAFFKAAYALFDSEFYVKADDDIYLRPDRLSLLLAKERSHSQTYLGCMKKGPVFTDPKLKWYEPLSYMLGNEYFLHAYGPIYALSADVVASLVALRNNSFRMFSNEDVTIGAWMLAMNVKHEDNRALCEPECTPSSIAVWDIPKCSGLCNPEKKLLEHHQKESCSKSPTLASDD
- the LOC119989541 gene encoding TPR repeat-containing thioredoxin TTL1-like codes for the protein MSHSGKPILDLRLDTLSDQLRGSLISLEEANKPDFRELDLGSPVSPLRTHGLSTTTTATSSSSSSSGSGSVSGRNGHNLVPGRSDNSNSGELSGSRESSPTTAARNPKPGHSGSHSSSSTTTAATQPLIYSGQSSVNSYSPPANVLPTGNICPSGRILKTGMDPNRSSKSDVLGSGGGKYGHGSIMRGTSTSKAYGSAETVNAGSGRAGGDGDAVRRAMYSADPEEVKRTGNEMYKKGHVTEALGLYERAIALAPGNAAYRSNRAAALMGLGRVADAVRECEEAIRLDPNYWRAHQRLASLLIRLGQVDNARRHLCFPGQQPDQAELQKLQAVEKHLTKCTDSRKVGDWKSALKEGDSAIAAGADICPQLFMCRAEALLKLHQLEDAESSLLNIPKIELCANSCSQTRFFGMLSEAYPYLVRAQIEMALGRFDNAVTAVEKAGQFDPRNIEVAVLLNNVRLVARSRASGNDLFKLERFTEACLAYGEGLRLDPSNPVLYCNRAACWFKLGLWEQSIEECNQALCVHPNYMKALLRRAASNIKLEKWADAVRDYEVLRRELPDDSGIAESLFRAQVSLKKSQGKKVYNMKFGGEVEEVTAVEQFRAAISVPGVSVVHFKADSDLHCKQISPFLDTLCGRYPSINFLKVDIEESPAIANVENVRIVPTFKIYKNGSRVKEIVCPSRDVLEYSVRHYSL